One genomic segment of Pandoraea sputorum includes these proteins:
- a CDS encoding autotransporter family protein, translated as MKALVPLDQHLKNVEKEKSDEHGKNMSLLGTEIPIHNSLTNIIDADELKKALGNQVADIQDAIDVVQKRIDEGTELPKDRELIQELNDLKGRVDALANSQNPLVGPERTALDDLLTDDANKFKESLAALVQAKKDSELVGYKLQRWRDADDEKTASSLSVTKELNASANGVDLVPNTDYVTWNDKNQIDFMSDAVPVDGQSLIDAKTTLEISARSGRLSDAIYGATNQRRDVGTIRAVSGADHTVRVDGGTLSVHQGIDGEGTLTMNVGSNGALEFVAGGQGISDAAQHITLSAGKSDGQPPDAPGGTIDFFKGTSAGAASFQIHDAGALTFNAGSTGGSSVIDVEKGGVVGFDEANAADATILNSGFVGMRKAKGGAGVIENRKGGQLAVVDSDLETRQILNAGLTNLSGTTTADSATIKMEDGALSLVDLESNLRDDPPAERSLTIGSLSGSGHVVTGGKTLKLGALGKDDVFSGDIVKLDTDKLGATVAKVGTGNLTFSGDQSGIDSLTVENGTLTAAHRNALGTGLLALSAPGTISLANDVYDVRKFENAGTLKLHGYRIVMDEYESKGKDARIESDAKRDPNAPDDVHRGTIHIKKKGDFTDTKIVLTPDGSVSPKELLDKKIQVVTHDPDADVKLGEVDYGSIPTEPGDGGGDGGDGGDGDVVIDPGKEIAFLDPGAPYTGNEKGLLDSLQGVTLNDIIEGRVGGAVLGQLVLLPAGSAEQRRAARMLSGESLVNNADAAYSASDAFRNSLQTRMLAGGSLPDCNATNGQRAGQNGMSVWGAFKGAGTDRSDGEQSFSTSGIDGAFGVDKRLNQNVLVGVALGLGSRTSRADDLPGDASIRSASVGLYGSYLSDARWFANGGLFFTNHNVTTDRTVAARDVSARVAGKTSGRTLGLFGEVGQRVLVSGMSVDPFIGMRIASTRLNGYDETDRDAGQGRNGLHVGSQISNSRRAILGVRLWRELVNTSGGSVIPSLRLAYEHEFGDTQSSLTNAIYGAPRAFTVKGVKLGRDIFTADLGADVRVTRQLNVRVGGNLSLRSGEKAIAGGVSAKYMF; from the coding sequence TTGAAGGCGCTTGTTCCCCTCGATCAACACCTAAAAAACGTCGAAAAAGAGAAGTCGGATGAACATGGAAAGAATATGTCTCTGCTGGGGACGGAGATTCCGATTCATAATTCTCTGACAAACATTATCGATGCCGATGAGTTGAAGAAGGCTCTGGGGAATCAGGTGGCGGATATACAAGACGCCATTGACGTTGTTCAGAAGCGGATAGATGAAGGCACGGAACTGCCGAAGGATAGAGAGCTCATTCAGGAACTGAATGACCTGAAAGGGAGGGTCGATGCGCTGGCGAATAGCCAAAATCCATTGGTAGGACCGGAGCGCACTGCATTGGATGATCTCTTGACGGATGATGCGAACAAATTCAAGGAGTCGCTCGCGGCATTGGTTCAGGCAAAGAAGGATTCCGAGCTCGTGGGCTATAAGCTTCAACGTTGGCGTGACGCCGACGATGAAAAGACGGCGAGTAGTCTCAGCGTCACCAAGGAATTGAACGCGTCTGCCAACGGGGTGGATCTTGTTCCCAATACCGACTACGTCACATGGAATGACAAGAACCAGATCGACTTCATGTCGGACGCCGTTCCTGTCGATGGTCAGTCGCTGATCGATGCCAAAACGACGCTTGAGATTTCGGCGCGCTCCGGGCGATTGTCCGACGCAATTTACGGCGCCACCAATCAGCGGCGGGACGTGGGGACCATCCGCGCAGTAAGCGGCGCAGATCACACAGTGCGTGTCGACGGCGGCACGCTCTCCGTTCATCAGGGCATCGACGGGGAGGGCACTCTGACGATGAATGTCGGCAGCAACGGAGCGCTCGAATTCGTGGCGGGCGGGCAGGGCATCTCGGATGCCGCACAGCACATCACGCTGAGTGCAGGAAAATCGGATGGACAGCCACCGGACGCACCGGGGGGCACGATCGATTTCTTCAAGGGAACGAGTGCCGGAGCGGCAAGCTTCCAGATCCACGACGCAGGCGCACTCACATTCAACGCGGGCTCGACCGGGGGCAGTAGCGTCATCGACGTCGAGAAGGGGGGAGTCGTCGGGTTCGACGAGGCCAATGCCGCCGACGCTACGATCCTTAACAGTGGGTTCGTGGGGATGCGAAAAGCCAAAGGGGGCGCCGGGGTCATTGAAAACAGGAAGGGCGGGCAACTCGCTGTGGTGGATAGCGACCTGGAGACGCGCCAGATCCTCAATGCTGGCTTGACCAATCTTTCCGGAACGACAACGGCGGACTCGGCAACCATCAAGATGGAGGACGGCGCGCTCAGTCTGGTGGACCTCGAGTCCAACCTCCGAGACGATCCGCCGGCCGAACGGTCACTGACCATCGGCTCGCTTTCGGGCAGCGGCCATGTGGTCACTGGCGGCAAGACGCTCAAGCTCGGCGCGCTTGGCAAAGATGATGTCTTCAGCGGCGATATCGTCAAGCTCGACACCGATAAGCTCGGTGCCACCGTCGCCAAAGTCGGCACCGGCAACCTTACCTTCAGCGGTGACCAGAGCGGCATCGATTCGCTGACGGTCGAGAACGGCACGCTCACCGCAGCGCACCGCAACGCCCTCGGTACCGGGCTGCTCGCGCTCTCCGCTCCGGGTACGATCTCGCTGGCCAACGACGTCTACGACGTCAGGAAATTTGAGAATGCGGGCACGCTCAAACTCCACGGTTACCGGATCGTGATGGATGAATACGAATCGAAGGGCAAGGACGCCAGGATCGAGTCGGACGCCAAGCGCGATCCGAACGCGCCCGACGACGTGCATCGCGGAACGATTCACATCAAAAAGAAGGGCGACTTTACGGATACCAAGATCGTTCTGACGCCGGATGGATCGGTAAGTCCCAAAGAACTGCTCGACAAGAAGATTCAGGTCGTCACGCATGATCCCGATGCCGACGTGAAACTCGGCGAGGTCGACTACGGCAGTATTCCTACAGAGCCGGGCGATGGGGGCGGTGACGGTGGCGACGGTGGCGACGGTGACGTCGTCATCGATCCGGGCAAGGAGATCGCGTTTCTCGATCCCGGTGCACCCTACACTGGCAACGAAAAGGGCCTGCTCGATTCGCTTCAGGGCGTGACGCTCAACGACATCATCGAGGGCCGGGTGGGCGGTGCAGTCCTCGGGCAACTGGTGCTGTTGCCAGCCGGGTCGGCCGAACAACGGCGCGCGGCACGCATGCTCTCGGGCGAATCGCTTGTGAACAACGCGGATGCTGCCTACAGTGCGTCCGACGCCTTTCGCAACAGCTTGCAGACACGCATGCTCGCGGGCGGCTCGCTGCCCGACTGCAACGCTACCAATGGGCAGCGCGCGGGCCAGAACGGCATGTCGGTCTGGGGCGCTTTCAAGGGGGCGGGCACGGATCGGAGCGACGGCGAACAGAGCTTCTCGACCTCAGGCATCGACGGCGCCTTTGGTGTCGACAAACGCCTCAATCAGAACGTGCTCGTGGGTGTCGCGCTCGGGTTGGGCAGCCGGACGTCCCGCGCCGACGATCTGCCGGGCGACGCCAGCATCAGAAGCGCCAGCGTCGGCCTCTACGGCTCGTATCTGAGCGACGCCCGCTGGTTCGCCAACGGCGGCCTCTTCTTCACCAACCATAACGTGACGACCGACCGTACAGTGGCGGCCCGCGATGTGTCGGCGCGGGTCGCGGGCAAGACCAGCGGCCGCACGCTCGGGCTGTTCGGTGAAGTCGGTCAGCGCGTACTCGTCAGCGGCATGAGCGTCGACCCGTTTATCGGTATGCGGATCGCCTCGACACGTCTGAATGGCTATGACGAAACGGATCGCGACGCTGGACAGGGCAGAAACGGCCTGCACGTCGGGTCGCAGATCAGCAACTCGCGACGGGCCATTCTCGGCGTGCGTCTCTGGCGCGAGTTGGTGAATACGAGCGGCGGCAGCGTGATTCCGTCATTAAGGCTGGCCTACGAACATGAGTTCGGCGATACGCAAAGCAGCCTCACGAACGCCATTTACGGTGCGCCGCGCGCGTTCACGGTAAAGGGTGTCAAGCTTGGCCGCGATATCTTCACTGCCGATCTCGGCGCAGACGTGCGCGTCACGCGGCAACTCAACGTCCGTGTCGGCGGAAATCTGAGCCTGCGCTCAGGGGAGAAGGCCATCGCGGGCGGCGTATCGGCGAAGTACATGTTCTGA